One Halosegnis longus DNA window includes the following coding sequences:
- a CDS encoding DUF555 domain-containing protein → MTDYLVAMEAAWLVRDVQEVDDAIGVAVSEAGKRLNQADMDYVEVGIGATPCPACGEPFDSVFVAADTALVGIQMEMKVFNVESEQHGQRVAKKEVGGALRDVPLKVIDTMEMDAQDE, encoded by the coding sequence ATGACAGATTATCTGGTCGCGATGGAGGCCGCGTGGTTGGTGCGAGACGTGCAGGAGGTCGACGATGCGATTGGCGTCGCGGTCAGCGAGGCCGGCAAGCGACTCAACCAAGCGGACATGGACTACGTCGAGGTCGGTATCGGCGCGACCCCGTGTCCCGCCTGCGGGGAGCCGTTCGACTCCGTCTTCGTCGCCGCAGACACCGCGCTCGTCGGCATCCAGATGGAGATGAAGGTGTTCAACGTCGAGTCGGAACAACACGGCCAGCGCGTCGCCAAGAAGGAAGTCGGCGGCGCACTCCGCGACGTGCCCCTCAAAGTTATCGACACGATGGAGATGGACGCACAAGACGAGTAA
- a CDS encoding CBS domain-containing protein has translation MELPTPADLREKRKSLELTQSELADRAEVSQPLIARIEGGDVDPRLSTLRRIVTALEEAEGNVLKARDLMHEEIISVSPDDSVREAARVMDADAYSQLPVLEHERPVGSISESDLVGLGEEAREQPVSEHMSESFPTVAADASIDEVRHLLEYYKAVMVTENGEAVGIITEADVASRLS, from the coding sequence ATGGAGCTACCGACGCCCGCAGACCTCCGGGAAAAGCGGAAGTCACTGGAGTTGACCCAAAGCGAGCTAGCAGACCGCGCGGAGGTGTCACAGCCGCTCATCGCACGCATCGAGGGTGGCGACGTGGACCCCCGGCTCTCGACGCTCCGGCGTATCGTCACCGCGCTCGAAGAGGCGGAAGGGAACGTCCTGAAGGCGCGTGATCTGATGCACGAAGAAATCATCAGCGTCTCGCCGGACGACTCAGTCCGGGAGGCCGCCCGCGTGATGGACGCCGACGCCTACTCACAGCTTCCGGTCCTCGAACACGAGCGACCCGTCGGCTCGATTTCGGAGTCGGACCTCGTCGGTCTCGGCGAGGAGGCCCGCGAACAACCAGTTTCCGAGCACATGAGCGAGTCGTTCCCGACGGTCGCGGCCGACGCCAGCATCGACGAGGTGCGACACCTGCTGGAGTATTACAAGGCCGTGATGGTGACGGAAAACGGCGAGGCGGTCGGTATCATCACCGAGGCCGACGTGGCCTCGCGGCTCTCCTAG
- the cmk gene encoding (d)CMP kinase: MAIADTTENESEQNLFITVSGTPGSGVTTLCRGLADALGCGYVSGGELFREIAEERGLSLSQLTARAGESEELDRALDRRLRTIAETWGTANKGFILESRLAGWLAGNRADLRIWLDAPEEVRLDRTEDRDEMAAEMQVREAVDAARYESYYGIDIEDRSIYDLALNSARWGESALLGLVLNAVREYDPVADEGEFVVPEFEP, from the coding sequence ATGGCTATCGCCGACACGACGGAAAACGAGAGCGAGCAGAATCTCTTCATCACGGTCTCGGGGACGCCGGGGTCGGGCGTGACCACGCTGTGTCGCGGGCTGGCGGACGCCCTCGGCTGCGGGTACGTCTCCGGCGGCGAGCTGTTCCGTGAAATCGCCGAGGAGCGCGGACTGAGCCTCTCACAGCTCACCGCACGCGCCGGCGAGTCGGAGGAACTCGACCGCGCGCTCGACCGTCGGCTCCGGACCATCGCCGAGACGTGGGGGACCGCGAACAAGGGGTTCATCCTCGAATCCCGGCTCGCGGGGTGGCTGGCCGGCAACCGCGCGGACCTGCGAATCTGGCTCGACGCGCCCGAGGAGGTCCGACTCGACCGCACGGAAGACCGCGACGAGATGGCCGCGGAGATGCAGGTGCGTGAGGCCGTCGACGCCGCACGCTACGAGTCGTACTACGGTATCGACATCGAGGACCGCTCCATCTACGACCTCGCCCTCAACAGCGCGCGCTGGGGGGAGTCTGCACTCCTGGGTCTCGTGCTCAACGCCGTCCGCGAATACGACCCCGTGGCCGACGAAGGGGAGTTCGTCGTGCCGGAGTTCGAACCCTAG
- the purM gene encoding phosphoribosylformylglycinamidine cyclo-ligase encodes MTDEEELTYAESGVDIEASEAATAALVGAVGEFEGDYAGMVPIGEDRYLALATDGVGTKLLVAEALGDYSTVGIDCIAMNVNDLAAAGVTPVAFVDYLAVDEPDERFAEQVGEGLSEGARRAEMALIGGETAVMPEVVKGLDLAGTCAGLATEAEVFAGEAQVGDALVGWESSGIHSNGLTLAREAATRDGGSYDDPFPYDGYDTVGEALLEPTRIYTDLLSTLHDAETHACAHITGGGWSNLSRMGDHEYDVTDAFEPHPVFEFVRERGNVSDAEMHRTFNMGTGFVAALPEPDAERVADATDGRVIGTVREGDGVEIRGLSL; translated from the coding sequence ATGACCGACGAGGAGGAACTCACGTACGCGGAGTCGGGGGTCGATATCGAGGCGAGCGAGGCGGCGACGGCCGCCCTGGTCGGCGCAGTCGGCGAGTTCGAGGGCGACTACGCCGGGATGGTCCCCATCGGCGAGGACCGGTATCTCGCGCTCGCGACCGACGGCGTCGGGACGAAACTGCTCGTCGCCGAGGCGCTCGGCGACTACTCCACGGTCGGTATCGACTGTATCGCGATGAACGTGAACGACCTCGCCGCCGCCGGAGTCACGCCCGTCGCGTTCGTCGATTATCTCGCCGTCGACGAGCCGGACGAGCGCTTCGCCGAGCAGGTGGGCGAGGGACTCAGCGAGGGTGCACGCCGGGCCGAGATGGCACTCATCGGCGGCGAGACGGCCGTCATGCCCGAGGTCGTGAAGGGACTCGACCTCGCGGGGACGTGTGCCGGGCTGGCGACCGAAGCCGAGGTGTTCGCCGGCGAGGCGCAGGTCGGCGACGCGCTCGTCGGCTGGGAGTCCTCGGGCATCCACTCGAACGGGCTGACGCTCGCTCGCGAGGCGGCGACCCGCGACGGCGGCAGCTACGACGACCCGTTCCCGTACGACGGTTACGACACCGTCGGCGAGGCGCTGCTCGAGCCGACGCGCATCTACACCGACCTCCTGTCCACGCTCCACGACGCCGAGACCCACGCCTGTGCTCACATCACCGGGGGCGGCTGGAGTAACCTCTCGCGGATGGGCGACCACGAGTACGACGTGACCGACGCGTTCGAGCCACACCCGGTCTTCGAGTTCGTCCGGGAGCGTGGCAACGTGAGCGACGCGGAGATGCACCGCACGTTCAACATGGGGACGGGCTTCGTCGCGGCGCTGCCCGAGCCCGACGCCGAGCGCGTCGCCGACGCGACGGACGGCCGCGTCATCGGCACCGTGCGCGAAGGCGACGGCGTCGAGATTCGCGGGCTGTCGCTGTAG
- a CDS encoding metalloprotease, with translation MNVQFYPGERRDIVAAWGLLSVAFTFFIIRASAYTLIPQPTVPLSYLATVFGATVATVGVGFLAHELAHKLTAVRFGQEAVFRADYTMLGLAVVGGLAGFLFAAPGAVHHRGYITPREHGLIAVAGPAVNLVLVVVFLPLLFAGGVLGATGQLGVTINGLLAGFNMIPFGPLDGATVRRQWGTAGFAAVFIVCAGVAVASLLFVGFPF, from the coding sequence ATGAACGTCCAGTTTTACCCCGGCGAACGGCGGGATATCGTCGCCGCGTGGGGACTGCTGTCGGTCGCGTTCACCTTCTTCATCATCCGGGCGAGCGCCTACACGCTCATCCCCCAGCCGACGGTGCCGCTGTCGTATCTCGCGACCGTCTTCGGGGCGACGGTGGCGACCGTCGGCGTCGGCTTCCTCGCACACGAACTCGCGCACAAGCTCACGGCGGTCCGGTTCGGACAGGAGGCCGTCTTCCGTGCCGACTACACGATGCTCGGGCTGGCCGTCGTCGGCGGCCTGGCCGGCTTCCTGTTTGCTGCCCCCGGTGCCGTCCACCACCGCGGCTACATCACGCCCCGCGAGCACGGCCTCATCGCGGTGGCCGGCCCGGCGGTCAATCTCGTGCTCGTCGTGGTCTTCTTGCCCCTGCTGTTCGCCGGCGGGGTGCTCGGCGCGACGGGGCAGTTGGGCGTCACCATCAACGGGCTGCTCGCCGGCTTCAACATGATTCCGTTCGGCCCCCTCGACGGGGCGACCGTCCGCCGGCAGTGGGGGACGGCCGGCTTCGCGGCCGTTTTCATCGTCTGTGCCGGCGTCGCGGTCGCGAGCCTGCTGTTCGTCGGCTTCCCCTTCTGA
- a CDS encoding TraB/GumN family protein, translating to MSEEPPSGEGAVRLVGTAHVSADSVDEVERVIETERPDVVAVELDDGRYRQMKGGTPEDLDASDLLRGNTIFQFLAYWLLSYVQAQLGDEFDITPGADMLAGVETAERLGIDVALVDRDIQMTVQRFWARLSSLEKLKLVGSLALGAGDPVAVGLGLGAAIGGMLALPIVALVGPVVVPANIAAPTILLLVADFLLVAAVVGGAVGLTLVALFILTAPDEDQLEEFDMSELTDTDVVSAMMEEFRQFSPGGAEALIDERDAYIAHRLVALRESGKHVVAVVGAGHRAGIQSYLDDPETLPPHDSLVGTQKSGFSVYKLFGYLFTLGFLVFFALLAIATITGVEGASGAFLLRVFGAWFLVNGIFAAGLAKLAGAHWTSAATGGAVAWLTSINPLLAPGWFAGYVELRYLDVNVGDISTLNELASNEELPIRTLLAEMRQVPLFRLIAVVALTNVGSFVGTIVFGTVFIRYLFADIGGPEGVIRLMGQAVQNSIDIIVNLV from the coding sequence ATGAGCGAGGAGCCGCCCTCCGGTGAGGGTGCGGTACGACTAGTCGGAACCGCCCACGTCTCTGCCGACAGCGTCGACGAGGTCGAGCGCGTCATCGAGACGGAGCGACCCGACGTGGTCGCCGTCGAACTCGACGACGGCCGCTACCGCCAGATGAAGGGAGGGACGCCGGAGGACCTCGACGCCTCGGACCTCCTCCGTGGCAACACCATCTTCCAGTTTCTCGCCTACTGGCTCCTCTCGTACGTGCAGGCGCAACTCGGCGACGAGTTCGACATCACGCCCGGTGCGGACATGCTCGCCGGCGTCGAGACCGCAGAACGGCTCGGCATCGACGTGGCGCTCGTCGACCGCGACATCCAGATGACGGTCCAGCGGTTCTGGGCGCGGCTGTCGAGCCTCGAGAAGCTGAAGCTCGTCGGCTCGCTCGCGCTCGGCGCCGGCGACCCCGTCGCCGTCGGTCTCGGTCTCGGCGCGGCAATCGGTGGGATGCTCGCGCTCCCGATTGTTGCCCTCGTCGGCCCGGTGGTCGTTCCGGCGAACATCGCCGCCCCGACCATCCTCCTGTTGGTCGCCGACTTCCTGCTGGTCGCCGCCGTCGTCGGCGGGGCGGTCGGACTGACGCTCGTCGCGCTGTTCATCCTCACCGCACCCGACGAGGACCAACTCGAAGAGTTCGACATGTCCGAACTCACCGACACGGACGTGGTGTCGGCGATGATGGAGGAGTTCCGGCAGTTCTCCCCGGGCGGGGCGGAGGCGCTCATCGACGAGCGAGACGCCTACATCGCCCACCGGCTCGTCGCGCTCCGCGAGTCGGGCAAACACGTCGTCGCCGTCGTCGGTGCCGGCCACCGCGCCGGCATCCAGTCGTATCTCGACGACCCCGAGACGCTCCCGCCACACGACTCCCTGGTCGGCACCCAGAAGTCCGGCTTCTCCGTCTACAAGCTGTTCGGCTATCTGTTCACGCTCGGCTTTCTGGTCTTCTTTGCCCTGCTCGCGATTGCGACGATTACGGGCGTCGAGGGGGCCTCGGGCGCGTTCCTGCTTCGCGTCTTCGGCGCGTGGTTCCTCGTCAACGGGATTTTCGCCGCCGGACTCGCGAAGCTCGCGGGCGCACACTGGACCTCCGCGGCCACCGGCGGCGCGGTCGCGTGGCTCACCTCGATTAACCCCTTGCTCGCGCCCGGCTGGTTCGCCGGCTACGTCGAACTCCGATACTTGGACGTGAACGTCGGCGACATCTCGACGCTGAACGAGCTGGCGAGCAACGAGGAGCTGCCGATTCGGACGCTGCTCGCCGAGATGCGGCAGGTGCCGCTGTTCCGGCTCATCGCCGTCGTCGCCCTGACGAACGTCGGCTCCTTCGTCGGCACCATCGTCTTCGGCACCGTCTTCATCCGGTATCTGTTCGCCGACATCGGCGGCCCGGAGGGAGTGATACGGCTGATGGGGCAGGCGGTCCAGAACAGCATCGACATCATCGTCAATCTGGTATGA
- a CDS encoding response regulator → MSETPTVLVVDDEESVAEGYGLWLSGDYEVRVTTGGEEAIDALDSDVDAVLLDRRMPGLSGDEVLDRIHERDDADPRVAMVTAVDPDFDIIDMPFDAYLTKPVERETLLDTVDQLVALSDHDDTVNERFRVAEKKASLEKRKSQSELEDSEKYQQLKRRLEELEEESEDAVDGMDHDTFTTAIRDL, encoded by the coding sequence GTGAGTGAGACACCGACGGTGCTCGTCGTGGACGACGAGGAGAGCGTCGCGGAGGGGTACGGTCTGTGGCTCTCCGGCGACTACGAGGTTCGCGTGACGACCGGCGGCGAGGAGGCGATCGACGCCCTCGACAGCGACGTCGACGCCGTGCTGCTCGACCGGCGGATGCCCGGACTCTCGGGCGATGAGGTGCTCGACCGCATCCACGAGCGCGACGACGCCGACCCGCGGGTCGCGATGGTGACTGCCGTCGACCCGGACTTCGACATCATCGATATGCCCTTCGACGCGTACCTGACGAAGCCCGTCGAGCGCGAGACGCTCCTCGACACCGTCGACCAGCTCGTCGCGCTTTCCGACCACGACGACACCGTCAACGAACGGTTCCGCGTCGCCGAAAAGAAGGCGAGTCTCGAAAAGCGGAAATCACAGAGCGAGCTCGAAGACAGCGAGAAGTATCAACAGCTCAAGCGGCGACTCGAAGAGCTGGAGGAAGAAAGCGAGGACGCGGTCGACGGGATGGACCACGACACGTTCACGACGGCGATTCGCGATCTGTGA
- a CDS encoding PAS domain-containing sensor histidine kinase has translation MSDTPRSVDGRDESGDRFRNLFANLPGAALEVVWRDGEYHIVDVNEAFESVFGYDGDNVLDSPLAEWLSSEDTQDFDDNRARVREGEVVTETVERETADGPRTFQASGIPLFDGDRALIVYFDVSEDERRERYQRVLTRVLRHTLRNEMNAISAHAETIAARTDDDTVAEAATTIHETALDVARLDEKARVAESELSATPESETIDAARLLREVCHEMGRTHGLAVQNELPETLPVESDGKLQRVFSNVFESAAERDADCVEVTHDRLRDEYVAVRIHDDGNTLPPQVKQVLSDETELSQLTHGDGLGLWIAKWIVEGRGGSLYFEDERVCIELRPALTDRESPS, from the coding sequence ATGTCAGATACCCCCCGGTCCGTCGACGGTCGCGACGAGAGCGGCGACCGGTTTCGGAACCTCTTCGCGAACCTCCCCGGCGCGGCGCTCGAAGTCGTCTGGCGGGACGGCGAGTACCACATCGTCGACGTGAACGAGGCCTTCGAGTCGGTGTTCGGCTACGACGGCGACAACGTGCTCGACAGCCCGCTGGCCGAGTGGCTCAGCTCCGAGGACACGCAAGACTTCGACGACAACCGTGCACGCGTCCGCGAGGGCGAGGTCGTCACCGAGACGGTCGAGCGCGAGACCGCGGACGGTCCCCGGACGTTCCAGGCGTCGGGCATCCCGCTGTTCGACGGCGACCGCGCGCTCATCGTCTACTTCGACGTGTCCGAAGACGAGCGCCGGGAGCGCTACCAGCGGGTGTTGACCCGCGTGCTCCGTCACACGCTGCGCAACGAGATGAACGCCATCTCCGCACACGCCGAGACGATTGCCGCCCGAACCGACGACGACACCGTCGCCGAGGCCGCCACCACCATCCACGAGACGGCACTCGACGTGGCTCGCCTCGACGAGAAGGCCCGCGTCGCCGAGTCGGAGCTGTCGGCCACGCCCGAGTCCGAAACCATCGACGCGGCGCGACTCCTCCGTGAGGTGTGTCACGAGATGGGTCGGACACACGGGCTGGCGGTGCAAAACGAGCTGCCGGAGACGCTTCCCGTCGAGAGCGACGGCAAGCTCCAGCGCGTCTTCTCGAACGTGTTCGAAAGCGCCGCCGAGCGCGACGCCGACTGCGTCGAGGTGACCCACGACCGGCTGCGAGACGAGTACGTCGCGGTCCGGATTCACGACGACGGCAACACGCTGCCGCCACAGGTCAAACAGGTGTTGTCAGACGAGACGGAGCTGTCACAGCTCACTCACGGCGACGGGCTGGGGCTGTGGATTGCAAAGTGGATCGTCGAGGGGCGCGGCGGGTCGCTGTACTTCGAGGACGAACGGGTGTGTATCGAGCTTCGGCCGGCGCTCACAGATCGCGAATCGCCGTCGTGA
- a CDS encoding acyl-CoA thioesterase, with the protein MDDARLTDSFTEMTELLLPDDTNNLGRALGGAVLHWMDICGAVAAMRFAGNQCVTASIDHVDFLSPIDLGEVAVIEGYVFNAGETSVDVRVDVRAEDPRIGESRATTTSFLTFVALDEDGAPTAVPDLVCETANEEALRERALNQRREQLSSISDKLEE; encoded by the coding sequence ATGGACGACGCTCGACTCACCGACTCCTTCACGGAGATGACGGAGCTACTGTTGCCAGACGACACGAACAATCTCGGCCGCGCACTCGGTGGCGCGGTGCTCCACTGGATGGACATCTGTGGGGCGGTGGCTGCGATGCGGTTTGCCGGCAATCAGTGCGTCACCGCCTCCATCGACCACGTGGATTTCCTCTCGCCAATCGACCTCGGCGAGGTGGCCGTCATCGAGGGGTACGTGTTCAACGCCGGCGAGACGAGCGTCGACGTGCGCGTCGACGTGCGTGCAGAAGACCCGCGCATCGGCGAGTCGCGCGCGACCACCACCTCCTTCCTGACGTTCGTCGCGCTCGACGAGGACGGCGCACCGACGGCGGTGCCTGACCTCGTCTGCGAGACGGCAAACGAGGAGGCGCTGCGCGAGCGCGCGCTGAATCAACGCCGCGAGCAGCTTTCCAGTATCTCAGACAAACTTGAGGAGTGA
- a CDS encoding universal stress protein: MSTVLVPYDDSPMAERAFARALDDYPDATIRLLYVLDVAAASYGAPVEGGAGHYFESWETARRDSAETRFEQARERAADHQAFTGRIETAIEHGPPAKTIVRHASDTDADAIVIGSHGRTGLSRVLLGSVAESVVRRAHCPVVVVR; encoded by the coding sequence ATGTCGACCGTACTCGTGCCGTACGACGACTCGCCGATGGCCGAGCGGGCCTTCGCGCGGGCGCTCGACGACTACCCGGACGCGACGATACGGCTGTTGTACGTCCTCGATGTCGCCGCGGCGAGCTACGGTGCCCCCGTCGAAGGCGGGGCCGGCCACTACTTCGAAAGCTGGGAGACCGCACGCCGGGACAGCGCCGAGACGCGCTTCGAGCAGGCCCGCGAGCGCGCGGCCGACCACCAGGCGTTCACGGGTCGTATCGAGACGGCAATCGAGCACGGGCCGCCGGCGAAGACCATCGTCAGGCACGCGTCGGATACCGACGCCGACGCTATCGTTATCGGGAGCCACGGCCGTACGGGACTCTCCCGGGTCCTCCTCGGATCGGTCGCCGAGTCGGTCGTCCGCCGCGCCCACTGTCCGGTGGTCGTCGTCCGGTGA
- a CDS encoding YbhB/YbcL family Raf kinase inhibitor-like protein has protein sequence MRRRRLLATLGAGLTAGLAGCGTDGGTPTPAVFAYSLPAFDGGTIPPRYTCDGDGVSPAVDVERIPPETTSLALKFTFPNDIGSQVTLWTAWNIPPDIGRIPAGVPTGGRPDELDGGVQGTNERGNVGYLPVCPPPGESYEQWFTLYACQRDIGLEPGASRDALEEELESATLVSKLKMASYRRE, from the coding sequence ATGCGACGACGACGGCTGCTTGCCACGCTCGGTGCCGGACTCACCGCCGGTCTCGCCGGCTGTGGGACCGATGGCGGCACCCCGACGCCGGCCGTGTTCGCGTACTCGCTACCGGCGTTCGACGGCGGCACCATCCCGCCTCGCTACACGTGTGACGGCGACGGCGTCTCGCCGGCCGTCGACGTCGAGCGTATCCCGCCGGAGACGACGTCCCTCGCGTTGAAGTTCACCTTCCCGAACGACATCGGCTCGCAGGTGACGCTGTGGACGGCGTGGAACATCCCCCCGGATATCGGTCGGATTCCAGCGGGAGTCCCGACCGGCGGTCGCCCCGACGAACTCGACGGCGGGGTCCAGGGAACGAACGAACGCGGCAATGTCGGCTATCTTCCGGTGTGTCCCCCGCCCGGTGAGTCGTACGAACAGTGGTTTACGCTGTACGCGTGTCAGCGCGACATCGGACTGGAGCCGGGGGCGTCGCGGGACGCGCTCGAAGAGGAGTTGGAGTCGGCGACGCTGGTCTCGAAGCTGAAAATGGCGAGCTACCGGCGCGAGTAG
- a CDS encoding HEWD family protein, producing MGIELVPPTERVCERCGRHDEWDSETENWVIVGETGSPTCIHEWDINGTHDPIAGTA from the coding sequence ATGGGAATCGAACTCGTGCCGCCGACCGAGCGGGTGTGCGAGCGGTGTGGCCGCCACGACGAGTGGGACAGCGAGACCGAAAACTGGGTCATCGTCGGCGAGACCGGCTCGCCCACCTGCATCCACGAGTGGGACATCAACGGGACACACGACCCGATCGCCGGGACGGCCTGA
- a CDS encoding universal stress protein, which produces MTILAAVDGDYEEDGVVRTGFELANAYDEPLLAVHVMPSAEFADRQDSTPDYFLEDAEEAGRSLARRVTRGTLGGIGDTQFRGEVGPVAETIIDVAHDVDARYLVIGGRKRSPVGKALFGSKTQTLLMDADRPVVSVMRKAEKD; this is translated from the coding sequence ATGACAATTCTCGCAGCAGTCGACGGCGATTACGAGGAGGATGGGGTCGTGCGGACGGGCTTCGAGTTGGCGAACGCGTACGACGAGCCGCTGCTTGCCGTCCACGTCATGCCGAGCGCCGAGTTCGCCGACCGGCAGGACTCGACGCCCGACTACTTCCTCGAGGACGCAGAAGAGGCGGGGCGAAGTCTCGCGCGCCGAGTCACGCGGGGGACACTCGGCGGCATCGGCGACACGCAGTTCCGGGGCGAGGTTGGTCCGGTCGCCGAGACCATCATCGACGTGGCACACGACGTGGACGCGCGGTATCTCGTCATCGGCGGGCGCAAGCGCTCCCCCGTCGGAAAGGCGCTGTTCGGCTCGAAGACGCAGACGCTGCTCATGGACGCAGACCGGCCGGTCGTCTCGGTGATGCGGAAGGCCGAGAAGGATTAA
- a CDS encoding gamma carbonic anhydrase family protein produces the protein MVVRTFDGTEPQIHEESHVDETAVVVGDVTLEADASVWPNAVLRGDHGEIVVREGANVQDGAVCHEGATVGPAATVGHNAIVHAATVEERALVGMGSTVLDGSVVGEEAMVAANALVQQGTDVPARTLVAGVPAEVVREYEESPWAAAGDRYVELAARHAETSERLDSP, from the coding sequence ATGGTCGTTCGCACCTTCGACGGGACGGAGCCACAGATTCACGAGGAGAGCCACGTCGACGAGACGGCGGTCGTCGTCGGCGACGTGACACTCGAGGCCGACGCCTCGGTCTGGCCCAATGCGGTTCTCCGGGGCGACCACGGCGAAATCGTCGTCCGCGAGGGCGCAAACGTCCAAGACGGTGCTGTCTGTCACGAGGGGGCGACAGTCGGTCCCGCAGCCACGGTCGGCCACAACGCCATCGTCCACGCGGCGACGGTCGAGGAGCGCGCGCTCGTCGGGATGGGGTCGACCGTGCTCGACGGGAGCGTCGTCGGCGAGGAGGCGATGGTCGCCGCGAACGCGCTCGTCCAGCAGGGCACCGACGTGCCGGCGCGGACGCTGGTCGCCGGCGTCCCCGCCGAGGTGGTCCGGGAGTACGAGGAGTCGCCGTGGGCGGCCGCCGGTGACCGCTACGTGGAACTCGCCGCGCGCCACGCCGAGACGAGCGAACGCCTCGATTCCCCATGA
- a CDS encoding DUF368 domain-containing protein — MDARARTDEVGGLRSLVVVYLKGICMGAADAVPGVSGGTIALIVGIYERLIGALTALSPRALAGLSRLHTREGRTQFARRLVAMDVPFLTALGLGVVTAVVVMSGLMHAAVTGYPVVTYAFFFGLIGASAVVLRGELWLTDRRDVVAAVAGFSLAFLVSGEATAAATNPTLPFVFLAGALAVSAMLLPGVSGSFLLVLLGLYEYMTEIPGQFIDQLLGASVAGTTLLATGLVVAVFVTGALVGLLTISHAVRYALTTYRRATLTFLVALIVGALRVPAVRVAGNVEQWTPGVAVGVLVAVAVGALLVGGLNYATDDLAV; from the coding sequence GACGCCGTCCCCGGCGTCTCCGGCGGCACGATTGCGCTCATCGTCGGCATCTACGAGCGACTCATCGGCGCGCTCACGGCGTTGTCGCCGCGCGCTCTCGCCGGCCTCTCGCGACTCCACACTCGCGAGGGTCGCACGCAGTTCGCCCGGCGACTCGTCGCGATGGACGTGCCGTTCCTCACGGCGCTTGGACTCGGCGTCGTGACCGCCGTCGTCGTCATGTCGGGTCTCATGCACGCCGCGGTCACCGGCTACCCCGTCGTGACCTACGCCTTCTTCTTCGGACTCATCGGCGCGAGCGCGGTCGTCCTCCGGGGTGAGCTGTGGCTCACGGACCGTCGCGACGTCGTCGCCGCGGTCGCCGGCTTCTCGCTCGCCTTTCTCGTCTCGGGGGAGGCGACCGCCGCCGCCACGAATCCGACGCTGCCGTTCGTCTTCCTCGCCGGGGCGCTCGCCGTCTCGGCGATGCTGTTGCCCGGCGTCTCCGGCTCGTTCCTCCTCGTGCTCCTCGGCTTGTACGAGTACATGACCGAGATACCGGGGCAGTTCATCGACCAGTTGCTCGGTGCGAGCGTTGCGGGGACGACACTCCTCGCGACCGGACTCGTCGTCGCGGTTTTCGTCACCGGTGCGCTGGTCGGCCTGCTCACCATCTCACACGCCGTCAGGTACGCGCTCACCACCTACCGACGGGCGACGCTCACCTTCCTCGTCGCGCTCATCGTCGGTGCGCTCCGCGTCCCGGCGGTCCGTGTCGCGGGCAACGTCGAGCAGTGGACTCCCGGTGTCGCCGTCGGGGTGCTCGTGGCTGTCGCGGTCGGCGCGTTACTCGTCGGCGGCCTCAACTACGCCACCGACGACCTCGCGGTCTGA